Below is a genomic region from Roseimicrobium gellanilyticum.
ACATCGTTACTCGGCCGGAAGACGTGATAGGGCAGGTGGATGCGGTGATTATTTCCACCGATGACGGGGATAATCACGTCACCCGTGCACGTCCCTTCGTGGAAGCAGGTTTGCCAGTGTTTGTAGACAAGCCCATGGCTACGAACGTGCCGGATCTGCAGCAGTTCGTGTGCTGGCACCGGGAGGGCAAAGTCATTCTCTCGACCAGCGGCATGCGCTATGCGCCGGAGATGCGGCAGGCGGAGGCGATGCTGCCGGATCTTGGCGAGCTACGCTGGATCACCAGCTTCACATGCAAGACCTGGGAGCGCTACGGTATCCACGCGCTGGAGGCGATTTATCCGCTGCTCGGTCCCGGCTTCACAAGTGTCCGAACCATGCATCAGGCTGGCTCGGATGTGGTGCATCTCACCCATGGAGGCGGCGCACAGGTGACCCTCGGAGCCATTCATGATGCGTATGGAAGTTTCGGCGCGGTGCACCTGTACGGCACGAAGGGGCAGCTTGCCCTGCGGCTCAGTGACACTTATCCCGCGTTCCGCGGCCAGCTCGTGGCGTTCATTGAAATGCTGCGCACTGGGGCGCGCCCGGTGGCCTTTGAGCAAACCGTCGAGCTGATGACCATCCTGATTGCCGGAATTCAAAGCCGCGAGAAAGGCGGCGCGGAGGTCCTGCTCGCTGATGTTCTGGCCTGATATCATCTTCATTTTCGCTTCACATCCTCCCATGAAACTCCGAACGAGCCGTCTCCTCCGCGAACTGAATGCTGGTGCCAATCCGTGCACGTTGAAGTTGAATCTCAATGACCCGCGCATCATCGAGCTGGCTGGTCTCGCCGGTGCGGCGGCGGTGTGGCTCTGCAACGAGCATGTGCCCAATGACTGGACGAATGTGGAGCACCAGGTGCGCGCCGCGAAGCTGTACGACATGGACACCATCGTGCGTGTGAGCAAGGGCAGCTACAGCGAGTATGTGAAGCCCTTCGAGCTGGATGCCACCGCCATCATGGTGCCACACGTCACAACAGCAGAGGAGGCACGGAAGATTGTGGAGATGACGCGGTTCCAACCCATGGGACGACGTCCGATTGATGGAGGCAATATCGACGGCGCCTTCTGCCAGATTCCCATGGTGGACTATCTGAAGCACGGCAATACGGAAAAGCTGCTCATCCTGCAAATCGAGTCGCCGGAAGCGCTGGCCAATGTGGAGGAGATCGCGGCCGTGCCGGGGTTTGATGTGCTGCTTTTTGGCCCGGGAGATTTCAGCCATCTGATTGGCAAGGCGGGACAGGTGGGCGATGCCGAGGTGGTCGCAGCTCGCAAACGGGTGGCGGAAGCCGCACGTAAGAACGGCAAGCACCTCATGATCCCAGGCATGGTCGCTCCGCGTTCAGAATTGGAGGCGGAAGGCTGGCGCATTTTCAATCTTGGCGCGGATGTCTTGAGCCTCGGCGCTGCATTTAACAAACTCGTGTCCGACTACACTGGCAGTGCCGCTGCCGTGCCAGCGGCGGTTTACAATTCCAAATCATGAATGCCCTTCAAGATTTCAGCCTGAGTGGCAAGGTGATCGTGCTCACGGGTGGCGCAGGTCTCTTTGGTCGTGGACTCGCCGCCATGCTCGCGGAATCCGGTGCCACACTGGTGCTGGCTTCGCGAAACGTGGAGGCGCTGGACTACGTGGTGCGCGCGGAGCGTGCGCGCGGCTTCGACGTGCATGCGGAGTCGCTGGATCAGGGGGAGGAGAAGTCCATCCTTGCGCTTCGTGACCGCGTGCTCTCCCAACATGGTCGTGTGGATGGCTTGGTGAACAACGCCGTGCTGCGCGTCATGAAGTCACCTCAAGATGATGTGTCCACGTGGGAGCAGTCCATGAAGGTGAATGCCACGGGACTCATGCTCATCACACGTGCCTTTGGTGACGCCATGATGGCGAACAGCAACGGAGGTAGCATCGTGAACATTGGCAGCATCCAGGGTGCGGTGGGCGCGAGTCTCGAACTCTACGAAGGTACCAATATGGGTGTGCCACCGCCTGATTACTTCTTCCACAAGGGAGGGATGATGAATCTCACCCGCTACCATGCGGCCATCTACGGACCACAAAACATCCGGGTGAACTGCCTGCTTCCCGGTGGGTTCTTCAATCACCAGCCGGAGCCGTTTCTCACCCGCTACAACCAGCACACCATGCTCAATCGCATGGCCGGAGATCGGGACCTGGGCGGTGCGGTGATCTTCCTGCTCAGCGATGCATCACGCTACATCACCGCCGCGATGATCCCGGTGGATGGTGGGTATACCGCGAAATAGAACGCTGCTATGGCTTCAGCAACTCCGTGAGTGGAATGCGCCAGCACTTGTCCGTGCGGTGCTTCTTCGCGTCTTCACCGCCAAGGCAGTAGACGTACTTGCCATCGCTGACGAGGCCTACCATGGCGGCGATGGGCAGGGATTTGCCGATGCGGTACCGGTTGGCCTTTGTGTCGTAGACAAAGGCTGCAGAATAGAATGATGCAGGACTTTCTCCGTAGCCACCGGCGAGATAGATCTGTGTGTCATCCAGTCGCAAGGCCGTGACGCCACGCCAGGGCATCGGGTAGGGACGAATTGGTGTCCACCTCTTGGTCGCTGTACGGAACACTCTGGCGTCCGCGAGATTTTCCACCGTGGTGGGAGAAGTGGCTCGCGCGCTCGTGAAGACATAGAGCGCATCGCCGCTTACCGCTCCGGTGGAGATGAAGAGGTGTACGGAGGGGTCTTCGAGAAGATCCTCGACCTTGCCATTCTCCAGCGACACCTGTTGACCATACGGCACCACGCCATCCAGCTTTGCCGGGTCCGGGCTGCCGCCGAAGACAAAAAGACTCTTCTGCGTACCGGAACCAAGAATGCCTCCGACCGCAAGGCTCGTGGCCTGTGGGAGCCGGAGAGGCGTGGTAGTGACTTTCTTGTCAGCGCCAATTTTCAGCACTTCGGCGCGGCCCTGCTTTCCATCATATCCTCCGGCAATGAGCAGTCCATTCTCCACCTCCGCGGAGACCCCATAGGCCAGTGGGTTGGGCAGCTTCCCGATCGACTTCCACTGATTGGCGGTGGCGTCGTAGAGCCACACCTCATCGAGCCATACCTTGACGTCATCCTTCCATGTGGTGCCACCGGCGATGACGAGCTGTCCCTGCACGACACCCGCTGCGAAGCCGCCATTTGGCACCGGCAGTGGAGCGATGGGTTCCCACTCAGCAGCAGCGATGGTCGCAGTGGTGGCAAGAGTCATCAGGCTACTCCACACGCTTTTCATCAGGGTCCGTGGCACGTTCATAGATATCATGGGGAGATTTACTGTCCTGCCAGCCGGGACGCGTGCGGACATCGCTGGCTCCGCTGAGTTCGCCGGGTTGGCTGGGGGGCGTTTGGTCGTCCACTCGGCGCATTTCCCACCAGCACTGGCCACGATGATTGTGCTCATGGTCCACCACAAAACCCGCCTGCTGCATCACCGGGCCTATCCAGCCCATGCAGTGGTCGCAGTAGTCGTGATATTGGACGAGTCCATTTCGCATGAGAAATCCTTTTGAGGGACACGCATGCATGTCGATGCGGAAGACATCGTGACAGGCGGTCATCGCATAGCCCGCTGCCTCTTCATCCAGCGTGTGGTGCCAGTACTGTTTCATGCCCTCGATGCCGCCCGCGATGATGGTGGCCGAGGCATGCTGCTGTGAGTCCTTCGCGATGGCATCTTCCCAGTAGTCGCGCACCAGGGCATGGCCGCCTTCCTTCTCCAGCCAGCCAAAGGTCCACTCGTAGTGGCCGCAGAAGTCGTAGGCACCGATCATGTAACCTCCGTGATGTCCTCCAGTTTCTGAGGCCCAGCGACAGCCTCGCGTTTCAGGAAGCGCTGGGTGCAGCTCCCGTTGCCACCTGAGATCCGCACCGTATAGGCTGCGGGCGTCGCCATGGCTTCGCTGACGAAGTAGCAGTGCTGGCACAGGCAGGGAAGGATGGTGCGGCCGTTATCCCTCAGGTGTTTGATGACGGGGCACACCCTCACTTCCAGACGCACCTCATCGGGAAGCTCGTGCACTTCGACGGTGCTGCCCGGTTCAGCCTTGAAGAAGTCGCGCCAGTATGTCGCTATGGCCGCCATGCCGCCCTCCTTCCACAATCTCGAAACGGGCGCATAATACTGCGAGCCGAGTTCCGTCCAGTAACGTCGCAGACCCTCCATGCCGAGCCTGCGCTGCACGAACTGGAAAGTAGCATTGATCGCGAAATAAAAATCAGCCGCGCCCACCGGCTTGGTGTCGGTGTAGGGCAGCGAGGTGCCGGGTCCGGACATGAGTGGGATACGCCGGGGCTGACGCAACCTTACGGCACAACCACAGCAGTACCGCCGATGCCATTCCCTGCGCCGAGAAGTGCATCAAGGTCCCGGCCACATTGACCGATGTAGCTGAGTACTGAGGCGAAGTCGCTGCCGTAGTTCAGGAACTGGCAACCCATCTCCACGGCGATGCGTGCATCCTCCGCGGTGCCGACAGGGAATCCCCACGGCTTGCCATGCTTGCGGCAGGCAGCGGCCATCCGCTCGACTGCGGGGCGCAGTACAGGATCCTGGATGGAGGGCTGGCAGCCGAGTCGCAGCGAAAGGTCACCAGGACCCATGAAGACAATATCCACGCCAGGCACGGCGGCGATGTCATCGATATTCTCAAGTGCCTCCGGCGACTCGAGCTGGGTAATGAGTGCCGTCTCCGTGTTTGCCTTGTGGATGTAGTCGGGATCGCGGTTCACCCAGAACTCCGCATCCACACCCGCCCCATCCAGACCACGATCTCCCAGCGGCGGATATTTCGTGGCCATCACCAGGCGTTTCGCCTGCTCGGCGGTGTTCACCATGGGAATCATCAGCGCTGTGGCGCCATCTTCGAGAAGACGGGAAAGCTGGGCGCGCTCTTGCGTCGGCGGGCGCCATACACAATCAATATCCGCCACACGTGTTTGGAGGATCATCGCTTCAATCTGCCGGGGGTCCCAGGCGCGATGCTCGGCGCATACCCACACTGCGTCGAATCCCGCGTGCTTTGCCAGGTGCGGGTAGAAGGGAATGAAATTCCCGGTGGAGCAGACACGGGCGACACCGCCGGAGCGGATCTTGGAGAGGAGCAGCGAGCGACGGAACATGATGGTGCGACTCTGCGAGGCATCGCCGCTGGTGCAATTGGAATCCAGACAAATCATTTTGTGCTGCCGCGCAAGGAGTGGAGAGCATTCACGTATGCCCAAGATGGCGAATTTTTCCTGGCTGGATTACACCATCTTCGGCGCCTATCTTTTGGCCTCCGTGGCTATTGGGCTCTTCTCCGCGCGCGGTCAGGAGACGATGAAGGACTACTTCCTTGCGGGGCAGAAGGTGAATCGATTCGTGGTGGCCATGACGATCATGGCGGCGCTGTTCTCCGGTGTCAGCTACCTCGCGGGTCCGGCAGAGGTGTACAAAAATGGCATCGCCTTTTCCCTGGTGATGCTGTCGTTTTTCATCGCCACACCTTTCACGGCCATCTACCTGCTGCCCTTCTTTTACAACAGCCGCTACTTCACGGCGTATCACTTCTTTCAGGACCGGTTTTCTCTGTCAGTGCGGCTGCTCGCTTCCGGCCTTTTCATTCTGCGGGTCTCGCTCTGGCTCGCCGCCGCCACCTATGCGCCGGCACTGGCATTGGAAAAAGTGACCGGATTGCCCCTGTGGTTCACCATCATGTGCACCGGCATGGTCACCACGGTGTACACCGTCTTCGGAGGGATGAAGGCCGTCATCTGGACGGATGTCATGCAACTCGCTGTGCTCTTCGGGGGACAATTGGTCATTGTATTGTTGGCGGCATCCAAGATTCCCGGGGGCTTTGCCGGAGTGTGGGAGACCGCTGGCGCAGATGGAAAGTTGAACATCAGCTTCTCCTTTGACCCGAGTGTGCACGCCACGTTCTGGGCCACCATCATCGGCGGAGCGTTTCTCAGCCTCGTGCAGATGGCGACGGATCAGGTTTCCGTGCAGCGTTATCTCACGGCGGGGAGCCTGCGAGATGCGCAACGCTCGCTGTGGATCAAGCTCTGGATGATGCTCCCGGTGCTTGTCCTCTTTTACGGCACAGGGCTGGTCCTCTATGCGTTCTACAAATTTCAAGGTGACCCCCTCAGCGCAGGACATATCCAAAAGGAGGACCAGATCCTGCCCTACTTTGTCGTCACCCAGCTTCCCTCTGGGCTCGCCGGTGTGCTCATTGCCGCCATTTTTGCGGCGAGCATGTCCACAGTTTCTGCCGGCATCAACTCGCTTACCTCAGCCACGCTTTGTGACTTCTACCAGACGCTGAGCAAGCCGGAGTCGCTGACGGAGAAGTTGCTGCTGGCCAAGTCGCGTTGGTACACCCTCTTCTACGGAGTGCTGGTGACGGGTCTGGCCTTCTTCATCTCCACCATGAAGAGCAATCTGGTGCAGTCGGTGAATACCATCATCGCGCTTGTGGGTGGTCCCATGGTGGGATTGTTCCTGCTGGGCATTTTCACCAAGAAGGCGAACGCCCGTGGCGCCATCATTGGGTGTGTGGTTGGTTTTGTAGCCTTGCTCGGCATCAATCTGTTTGCCGCCAAGCAGGTGAATTTCCTCTGGCACACCATGATTGGCACCATCATCACCATGGTGGTGGGCCTGCTTACTTCCGGCCGATCTGCGTCACCGTCAGTCCCCCATCGATCACCATGATCTCGCCGGTGATGTAGCGGGCGGCATCGGAGCAAAGGAAGACGACTGCGCCAGAGCAGTCCTCTGGTGTGCCCACGCGACCCAGCAGGATTTTCTTTTCGTAGTGTGCTAGCAGATCGGCGGATTGGGGTTCCATCCACACATTGGTGAGTGGAGTGCGAATGAGGCCAGGCGCAATGCCATTCACGCGAATGCCATGGGGGGCGAGGGATACCGCGAGAGAACGCGTCAGCATCACCAGCGCGCCCTTGCTGGAGTCGTACGCGCAGGAGTCCGCTTCTGCTTGGAAGCCATTCGTACTTGCGGTGACTACGATGCAGCCCGGACGCTGTTCGGCCACCAAACGCTTCGCAAAAGCCTGCGCCAAGAAGAAGGAGGCGCGCACATTGAGGTTCATGGTGCGGTCCCAACGTTCCCGCGTCATCTCCAGCACGGGCAGGTCAAAGAAGCTGCCGGCATTGCAGACGAGTATGTCGAGGCCGGGCTCCGTGGAGAAGGCCTGGGAGATGAGGGCCTCACTGGCATTTTCTCCGAGCAAATCGCTCTGCGCATAGGAGCTGTCTGCTGGAACCTCGGCAGGCTTCGCATCCAATCCATGGAACACAACGCGGGCTCCTGCCTCCTTCAACGCAAGACCTGCCGCAAGGCCGATGCCCTGCGACGATCCGGTCACCAGCGCGGCGCGTCGTTCAAGCGAGAATGTTTTCATCTGCGAGCTTCAGATAAGCGCGGGTATTCACATCGGCAACACGCCGCACTACTTCCTCACCACACTTCTTCAAGGCGGCGACCTCTGCTTCATACGTGCTGATGAGCTTCACCACCTGTTCATTGATCTCGGCAGCGTAGCTGTAGAAGGGGGAGTCGCTGCCCCAGAGGAATTTGTCAGGATAGGCGGCGGCGAGGTCCGCAATCACGCGGGCGGGATCCGTGTAGTCCGTGTCGAAGCGACGCTCCCTGGGTGCCACATACGGCAGATCGTCCACTACCCCCTTGCAGTGGATGCAGTGCGCGGAGCAGTCGAACCACGCATTCGGCAGTACCTGGATGCGGTCGAGGCATTCCTTGTCATACCGGCACGAGTGCGCCGCACAAAAGCGGATGTCGGGATTGGCTTCAGCAATGTCGATGATGTCATGTGCCTGTGCCCAGAGGTCGCTCTCCGCCACGCTGCTGTGGATGAGGAAGGGAATGTCCCACTGGCGGGCGAGATCCAGGAAGATGCTGCCCTCATGCGCGAGCCGCTTGATGTCTGACTGGATGATGGTGCTCTGGATCTTGATGCCGTAGAAGCGGTATTGCTCCCGCAGTTTCTCCAGCTCGCGAGCCTGCACACCGGTGTCCCGCATGGGATCCACCATCACAAAGGGCAGTACTTTTTTCCCCTCTTCTGGGAAGAGCCGCTGGCACTCCTCCAGTAGGCGGCGGTTTTCGAAGGCATACGGCACCATCTCCAGGGAGGTGCCGGAGCCGAAGCGCACAGAGCCTTCGCGGAAGCCTGTGACGTCCATCGCGGCGTACGAGACGAAGGGAAACGCGATCCAGTGTGTCACTCCGAGCGAGCTTCCTTCCTGAAGCATGTCCACCATCTGCTGTGCGTAGGGGAAGTCCCCGTGGAGGTAGAACATCAAGTCCGCACCGATGTGGTTGTGGCAGTCGATGAGCATCTTGGGAAAGTGTGAAGTGAAGTGGAATGAGAACTGAATCACCAGGCCGTCCAGCCACCGTCCACGGCGAGGTTCTGCCCGGTGATGTAAGAGGATGCATCGCTGAGGAGGAACGCCACGGAACCGGCGATTTCGTGTGCCTGGCCAATGCGGCCCAGCGGGACTTTCGAGGCGAGTCGCTCAACAAATTCCGGCAGGTCCTTTTGGATTGCCGGATTGGGAAAGGGACCGGGCGAGACGCTGTTGCAGCGTACGCCCTGTCTTCCCCAGTGCACGGCGAAGTAGCGGGCCATCTGCTGGATACCTGCCTTGCCCACGCCGTACTCGATGGGGTTGGGAGTCATCGGTGCTTCGTAAACAGAAGGGTCCGGGGACACCGAACCATACATGCTGGAGAAGAGCACCATACTGCCGCCAGCATGATTCACCATGTGCTGTCCGATGGCGCGACAAAGAGCGAAGGTCGCGGTGAGATTGCCGTGATTCACACGGTCGAAATCCTCAGCGCTCAGGTCGTCCATGCGCTTTGCGGTAGAGGTGTACGTGAGCACGGCAAGGCCATCCGGCACCCCATACGCAGCGATCTGTTCTGCGACAAAGGTTTGTGTGGCACTGACCTCAGTGACATCAAGAGAGGCTGGTGTAACGGCGGAGTTAAGATTCTCCTCCGTCAGGAATTGCTGCGCACGCTGCTCCAGGTCTACGCAGAGCACCCGTGCCTGCATCTCAGCGAGCAGGCGCACCACCGCGCGGCCCAGATATCCCGCGCCGCCGAAGACCCAGATGTTCCTCCCAGAGAGGTCGAAGGGGGGCTTGGGTTGCAGGGTGGGATTCATGAGAAGAACACCGGTTTAATGCAAGAGGCGGGCACCGTGGATTTGGAGTGCTGGAGCTTGCTCCAGCTGTCCGGTAGGCAGCTTGCTGCCGTGAAGCTGCGACCGATCAAGCAACATTCCTTGAGGTGGCCGTCCTCCTTCGTGCCTTCACGCGGAGCAAGCTCCGCTGCTGAAAGCTGGAGCAAGCTCCAGCACTCCAAATGGTCACCGATGCTGTGAGGTCGTAGCGTTGGTTTCATCACTTGGAGCTTGGTGACCATTACTTCGGCAGGTGCTTCCTCAGGAAGCGCAGGAAATTGCCGTGCATGATGTTCTCGATGTCCTCCGGCTTATAGCCGCGACCGGCCAGCAGCCCCGGTACCTTTTGCAAGTCCGCAATCGTCTCCAAATCAAGCGGCGCTTGTTCCCGGCCAAATCCACCGTCCAGGTCTGTGCCGATGCCGGCGTGCAGCGAATTCCCCGCGAGCTGGCACACGTGATCGATATGATCCACCATGTGCTTCAAGCTCACACCGGTGTCTTCGGGCTTCGTGGTGAATTTGATCCAGCCCGGCACCATCATCCATGCATCCAGCGCCGCGCCGATGACGCCGCCACGTTCGATCACACACTTGAGCTGCTCGTCACTGAACTGGCGCTGATGATTCACCAGTGCGCGACAGTTCTGGTGGCTGGCCCAGATGGGCCCCTGGAAAAGCTCCACCGCTTCCCAAAACGCCGGGTCGGTGAGGTGCGTGGTATCCATGATCATGTGCAGGCGATCCATCTCCTGCACCAGTTCACGTCCCTTCGCGCTGAGCGGGCCATCCCACTCCGTGCCGGGCGCATACGTCCCGGGGCCGTAGTGGGCGGGGCCTAGAATGCGCAGGCCATCGTTGTAGGAGCGCTCCAGGTGCTTCAGCGTGATCATCGAATCCGCACCCTCCAGCGTGAGCACGTAGCCGATGGGCAGCTTCTCCGCGTTCACTGGCGCATTGGTCCCGGTCCAGAGTGCATACACTTCCTCCAGTTGCGCGGTTGTGCGAATCTGCCGCATCTCACCTGCCTCTTCCATGGCGCGATACCATGCGAGCTGCGCCTGCGTCATGGCCCAGGCCTGCGCAGGGGAGTGCCAGCCGGGGAACTGGCGATTGGAAGGCTTCACGTAGCGCGCGATTTGCGTGGCCACACAAATGCCGATGCGACCGCGACGCATGTCGGGAAAGCTGACCACGCCATTGCCTCGATCCTTCTTGTCGGTCTGGCCCTGCTCACGCTCGCGAATCTCAGCGACAGGACGGGTAAAGTCGCGGTTCCACTCCAGGGCATTCATGGAGATGTCGAGATGCGCGTCGAGAATGAAGGGCTGGGACGGAGACTGGGACATGAAGGGAATACTGCCGGTGATTACGTATTCAGTCGTGGTGATTCAATATCGGGAGTGCATCATTAGGCTCAGACAGACAGGACACGCTCACGACCCGACACACGCCAGATGTCATCCACTCGGCCATCGCGCACGACATTGGCATAGGAGTGCAGCGCCACTGTCGGGCAGATGTGCCACGGCACTCCATAGAGGACATCGCCGATGGAGAACTCGTCCGCATGGGGCGTCTCCAGCACCAGGTGTTCCTCGCTGTGCATCACTGCCCGTGCTTCGGGCAGATTCAGGAAATGCACACGCGGATGCGGATTCTCCGCGGCAATCGCCTTGTGACCTAGATCCACTGTGAGGCGGCCGGTGGAGGGTTTGCTGATGACCCGCGTGAGTACCAGCGCCGCATGCAGGAAGTCGAGGTCAGGATGTTTTGTGCCGTAGCCCCAGTCCCACAGCACACAGGTGCCGGGACTGCATTCGTACGAGCCACGCAACGCGTGAATGCCAAAGGTGGGCGTGCCACTGGCGATGTAGTTCGGCACCGGCAGTCCTACAGCAAGTAACTGCTCGCGAAACGCTTCCACTGCGCTGAAGGCGGTCTCCACTGCAGTCTTGCGTGTCGCAAGATCGGAATCGTGGATGTGGCCGTCGTAGGCGTGGATGCCAGCCACTTTCAGTCCCGGCAATTTGGTGAGCAAGCGATAGAGATCAAAGGCTGCATCATCTGGCGCAATTCCGGTGCGATGCATCCCGCAGTCCAGATCAAGATAGACGTCCAGCGTGAGGCCTGCTGCATCGCAGGCTTCAGACAGGGCGCGTGCCGCCGGTTCACTGTCGGTCGTCGCTGCAAATTTCGTGTGAGGATACTTCTGCACCAAGCGGAGCAATCGCCCGATGTTTGGTCCCACGGGAGGATAGGCGAGTAGGATTTCATCGGCACCTTCGGAGGCAGTCATCTCCGTTTCCGCGATGGTAGCGCATTTGAATTTCGTGATGCCATGAACGAGGTGCAGTTTGATCACCTCCGGCATCTTGTGCGTCTTCATGTGCGGCCGGAGGCGGGTGGTGTCACCCTGCACCATCTTCACCATGCGGCGCAGGTTTTCCTCAATGCGGTGCGGCCAGACCGCCAGGGAGGGGGTGGGAATCTCGGCGATGTTGGAAATCTCGTGCCAGGGAGTCATGGGTGCTTGGTGAAGTGAGCGAAGCCTGAAGGGAGGAAAGGTGCAACAAAAAGCGCAAAGAAGCGTGGCAGATGCGGCATCCTTGGTGCGTTGGGAATCACTCCTACACTCTCATGTCCGATATTCTTGCCTCACTCTCCGGTTTGTATTCCGCCGTGGTCGCCGACGTGCTCGATGGCCTCGGTCTGCGCTTCCAGACACTCGCATCGCACATCCGCCCGCTCACGCCCACGCAGAAGATCTGCGGCCGCGTCTTCCCGGCCCGCGCCGTGACCGTGCTGGCCATCCCTGCAGAGCCGTACAAGCTGGAGATTGCTGCGG
It encodes:
- a CDS encoding D-TA family PLP-dependent enzyme, which translates into the protein MTPWHEISNIAEIPTPSLAVWPHRIEENLRRMVKMVQGDTTRLRPHMKTHKMPEVIKLHLVHGITKFKCATIAETEMTASEGADEILLAYPPVGPNIGRLLRLVQKYPHTKFAATTDSEPAARALSEACDAAGLTLDVYLDLDCGMHRTGIAPDDAAFDLYRLLTKLPGLKVAGIHAYDGHIHDSDLATRKTAVETAFSAVEAFREQLLAVGLPVPNYIASGTPTFGIHALRGSYECSPGTCVLWDWGYGTKHPDLDFLHAALVLTRVISKPSTGRLTVDLGHKAIAAENPHPRVHFLNLPEARAVMHSEEHLVLETPHADEFSIGDVLYGVPWHICPTVALHSYANVVRDGRVDDIWRVSGRERVLSV